ACAGTGTTCAGAGAATAGACTTCTGGGCCAGGAAGTGTCAACATACCCTCTAGAATAGAACATATGGTGAGAGTGGAGAATGATTTAAAAGGAAAAAGGTAGGTTCCATAATCTAACAACAGAAGAAGAGGTTTCGCCTTAATGAATTACCACCAATTTTATTGGGCAATTATTCAGCTTTTTCAATGTTCGGTAAAAGTCAAAATTATTGTCTAGCAAAAACTTTGACCATGGATACATTTTTTTCCATAAccttctgtgtgggtgtgtgcaggTCTATCCAGCTGCAGCTGAACATAGGGGTTGAGCAGATCCGAGTGGTGCACAGGGACGGCCGTGTCATCACCCTCTCTCACCAGGAACAGGAGCTGCAGGACTTCCTCCTCTCCCAGGTCGGGGGACACACTGACTGCTCTCACATCACCGCCAACTGCTGTTTATGTACCCTGTATTACACTCAAGTATAGCTAGAAGCCACCTAAAATGCTTCCTGTATGTTCTAAAGTGCATAACATTTGCTAGACCTAGTTCTTCACTTGGCCTATTGCTCCAGGGAAACTTGTATTCAAATCCATTTCAAAGTATTGAAGTAGCCTTTTTGTAGCTGCCTGTCTGAACTAGTGTGAGTAAGTGTCCCCCTGTGTCTGTCCCCTGGTACTACAGATGTCTCAGCACCAGGTCCATGCGGTACAGCAGCTGGCTAAGGTGATGGGTTGGCATGTTCTGAGCTTCAGTAACCATGTGGGCCTGGGCTCTGTGGAGAGCATCGGAAACGCCTCGGCCATCACCGTCGCCTCCTCCAACGGGGAATACGCCATCTCCGGTACCGTCTTCAATCAATCTATCTGGCATATTGGATGTCATTCACCTTAAACAACTAATTTAGTCCGAAAACTAATATAATGATCTGAATGACTGAAATGTATAACAGTAATTTTTGTCCAAATTAATGTGTTGTATCTTCTCCAGTGCGTAATGGTCCAGAGAGCGGCTGTAAGGTCCTGGTCCAGTTCCCACGCAGCCAGAGCAAGGAGCTGCCCAAGTCTGACGTCATCCAGGATGGGAAGTGGAACCACCTGCGAGGGCCCTACAAGGAGGTCCACTGGAGTAAGATGGAAGGACGCAACTTTGTCTACAAGATGGAGCTTCTCATGGCTGCCCTCACTCCCTGTCCTTAGGTCTGACCActatcacacacactctctcttgctgtctcagATTTTTTTCTGTGTGCTGAATCCTAACTTTATCCACTTTTGTGGAAATCATGTTCGTAGATTTGCTTGGACATTTGACTTACCCGTGTcgatgtaaaaatatatattaaatgttGTTACAGTAAAAGAAACTCAGCTGTGAAAATAAATGTATCATTTGTTTCCACTTGTCAGTGTGTTTCTTTACATAAAATAGCATGGAGTAATATCAGCTGTTGTGTCTACAGTTTTCATGTACAGTAAAATAATACATGCAGCTAGTCTTGAGGCACGTAGGTTGACAATCCTTCATCTGTTCCTGGAATCAGTAACTTGGTGATATTTACGCGCTGTGGATGCTTTCATTGATTTATAAAATGTCTCTTTAATCTTAGCTCAGATTGGTTGTTGGGCAGTGTCATCTGGCTGTCATAGATCTTCATATCCGAGAGGTTGCAGCTCAGTTACATAAttctctggagagaaaaaaattagAAATTCAATGACACAAGAACAATCAAACTTGAGTTGTTTAATTACAAGATGTATCTATTACACCAAAAGCATTCTAAAAGTATTTACCTGgcatctgtctcctctgtctccatgCCTTGATCCGGCAGTAGGCTTTGTCCATGAGCCACATGGAGACCATGAGAAAGCCAGCCAGGGAGGCCAGCACTACAGCTAACACTGACAGGTACTGGAGGTCCTCATACAGAACCTCTACCACACAGGGAGGGAGAACACACAATGTTAATTCTCACTTCCACTAAACTAGCTTACTCATAAATGAAGGTCACTTGAACTACTCGTAAAGATACTGTTCAATAACACCATAAGGCCGCTACAGAAACTGTCTCCAGGACTGAGAAGAAAACAGTTCCATAAAGGGGTTCTTGTAAATGTCAGCTATGATGAAACACTAACACTGTAGCCTAAAGCAAAATGCCACATTGTGATACAGGCCTGCCCCCACTATTCACTCACCTTCCACCTTCAAGACAAATCCTTCATCTTTGCTGCTCCCAGACAGTTCAGTCACAGTGATCACGTAGAAACCGGCGTCCTGAATACGTAGGTCCGACAGTCCCATAGATCCATTAGTGTATGTGTGGACTCTGTCCATGTAGTCCTCTGATACATTGGTATACCCACCAGGTTGCCAGGCCCCAATGTTTCTGCTCACCCTGCTAGACATAAAGGTCCACTGTATGGTGGGAGTTCCAACACAGGAGATGTCCACAGAGAACAATACATCCTGTTGGACAGGCCTGGTCAGACTCTGCTGAGGAGACCGTATCGAGATGGCTCCAGCTGCCAGAGGAAGAACATAGtggagggagaaagggaaagagagaggaacagtGGTGGTTAATGTATGATAGATAGAGAGAACCTGATATCTGATTTGTGTTTTAGAATCAGATAAATCAACATATTATGACCCACAAACTGATGTGTTATTGACATGTTATCACCATAGTAACTTACTGACTCCTGTACTGACTCAAACCCACTTGCCTtggctttttttgtttgttgcacaaTTAGCCCCTCAGTTCTGGACAATACAAATACCCACCCTGTCCCCTACTCCCTTACAAAAACACCAGTTAATATTCAACCTCTCTACAAAAGACAGAATGTTTTCAGTTCCACAAAAGACATTACATAACATATTATCCTATAAAAAACACAGACTTTTACATTTATATTGGCCTATTTCATACTGTATGATGGGGTTGCTGTCATCAAATTACTTTGAGATGGCTCATTGGCATGTGATTCTAGCTCTTCGCTCATCTCAAAGTTGATTGATTGCGTACaaagatttgcagatgttatcgcaggtgcagcgaaatgcttgttgttgaagctccaacagtgcagtaatacctaccaatataaaacaatacacacataatccaaaaagtaaAAAGAAATAAATTAAgtaatatcagaacgagcaatgtctgagtccggaatatatatatatacaaaaataacgtgcgaatggacagtatatgaatagaaaaggtgtgtacagcagtagttacggtatataggatgaaccatgactagaataaagtatatacaatcaattcggaaagtatttagaccccttgacattttccacattttgttacgttacagccttattctaaaatggattaaattaaaattaaaattaaaaaatttccccctcatcaatctgaacacaataccccataatgataaaggaaaaacaatttaattttgcaaacatacactaccggtcaaaggttttacaacacctactcattcaaggatttttctttatttttactattttctatattgtagaataatagtgaagacatcaaaactatgaaataacacatatggaatcatgaactaaccaaaaaaagtgttaaacaaatcaaaatatattttatatttgagattcttcaaatagccaccctttttcttgatgacagctttgcacacgcttggcattctctcaaccagcttcacctggaatgcttttccaacagtcttgaaggagttcccacatatgctgagcacttgttggctgcatttccttcactctgcggtccgactcatcccaaaccatctcaatttggttgaggtcgggggattttggaggccaggtcatctgatgcagcactccatcactctccttcttggtcaaatagcccttacacagcctggagatgtgtcgggtcattgtcctgttgaaaaacaaatgatagctccgctaagcccaaaccagatgggatggcgtatcgctgcagaatgctgcagaatgctgtgtgacttgaattctaaataaatcacagacagtgtcaccagcaaagcacccccacaccataacacctcctcctccatgctttacggtgggaaatacacatgcagagatcacccgttcacccacaccgcatctcacaaagccacggcagttggaaccaaaaatctccaatttggactccagaccaaaggacaaatttccactggtctaatgcccattgctcgtgtttcttggcccaagcaggtctcttcttcttattggtgtcctttagtagtggtttctttgcagcaattcgaccatgaaggccagattcacacagtctcccctgaacagttgatgttgagatgtgtctgttacttgaactttgaagcatttatttgggctgcaattctgaggctggtaactctaatgaacttatcctctgcagcagaaataactctgggacttccattcctgtggcggtcctcatgagagccagtttcatcatagcgcttgatggtttttgtgactgcacttgaagaaactttcaagttcttgaaatgttccgtactgactgaccttcatgtcttaaagtaatgatggactgttgtttctctttgcttatttgagctgttc
The DNA window shown above is from Coregonus clupeaformis isolate EN_2021a chromosome 6, ASM2061545v1, whole genome shotgun sequence and carries:
- the LOC121567728 gene encoding V-set and transmembrane domain-containing protein 5-like yields the protein MWPLRLWDAQEVTIFLSLTLYVCHLAGAISIRSPQQSLTRPVQQDVLFSVDISCVGTPTIQWTFMSSRVSRNIGAWQPGGYTNVSEDYMDRVHTYTNGSMGLSDLRIQDAGFYVITVTELSGSSKDEGFVLKVEEVLYEDLQYLSVLAVVLASLAGFLMVSMWLMDKAYCRIKAWRQRRQMPENYVTELQPLGYEDL